A single region of the Anoplolepis gracilipes chromosome 1, ASM4749672v1, whole genome shotgun sequence genome encodes:
- the Mesh1 gene encoding LOW QUALITY PROTEIN: guanosine-3',5'-bis(diphosphate) 3'-pyrophosphohydrolase MESH1 (The sequence of the model RefSeq protein was modified relative to this genomic sequence to represent the inferred CDS: inserted 2 bases in 1 codon; substituted 2 bases at 2 genomic stop codons) — MDEENAIGKYVNFVEKHQTQRKXIDVNRTPYINRPLGVANILIQEGNVLELVVILAAILNDTGTIFXEKELSNNDKMLSIRRETQITNLINASNISREAKLIQLADYKLDSLRAFGKLXKSIAFNITSQNFDLLFYMKAVEHGCYQTNCALERDVDILFERYLI, encoded by the exons ATGGATGAAGAAAATGCTATA GGAAAATACGTCAATTTTGTAGAGAAACATCAGACTCAAAGAAAATGAATTGATGTCAATCGAACGCCATACATAAATCGTCCTTTAG GAGttgcaaacattttaattcaagAGGGCAATGTTTTGGAACTAGTAGTAATTTTAGCAGCAATCTTAAATGATACGGGTACTATATT GGAGAAAGAACTTTCtaacaatgataaaatgttatcaataCGTAGAGAGACTCAGATAACAAACCTAATAAACGCTTCTAATATATCTCGTGAAGCAAAACTGATACAATTAGCTGATTATAAGTTAGATAGTTTGAGAGCCTTTGG aaagttataaaaaagcattgcattcaatattacatctcaaaattttgatttattgttCTACATGAAAGCTGTCGAACATGGATGTTATCAAACTAATTGCGCTTTAGAAAGAGATGTAGATATTTTGTTTGAACGTTATTTAATCTGA
- the LOC140671534 gene encoding LOW QUALITY PROTEIN: phosphoserine aminotransferase (The sequence of the model RefSeq protein was modified relative to this genomic sequence to represent the inferred CDS: deleted 1 base in 1 codon), which produces MSGSTASIMTDQNKVINFGAGPAKLPHEVIKNVQKELLAYGNTQISILELSHRSNDFNNVINNAQATLRDILNVPENYRILFMQGGGTGIFAAVPLNILKTGTADYLVTGSWSAKAAKEAVKYGKVNMVLPKTTKYTEIPDPSTWNLDPNASYVYYCDNETVHGIEFDFIPETNGVPLVADMSSNFLSKPVDVSKFAVIFAGAQKNIGPAGVTLVIVRDDLLGHPMDICPTVLNFTVMANDNSLHNTPPVFQIYFVGLVFEWIKRNGGVEGMQNLAKKKSSKVYDIIDNSGDFYTCPIKRDARSKMNVPFRINNGDEQLEKEFLSGAAARGMLQLKGHRSVGGIRGSLYNAVTEKEAEALADYMKWFCNEHANNLENK; this is translated from the exons GTTATAAAAAACGTTCAAAAAGAATTACTTGCATATGGAAACACGCAAATCAGCATCCTCGAATTAAGTCATCGGTCGAATGACTTTAACAATGTCATCAACAATGCTCAAGCCACATTACGAGATATCCT AAACGTTCCCGAAAACTATCGCATCTTATTTATGCAAGGAGGTGGCACTGGCATTTTTGCGGCAGTTCCCTTGAATATACTGAAGACCGGAACTGCGGATTATCTAGTAACTG gTTCATGGTCGGCAAAAGCGGCGAAAGAGGCGGTCAAATATGGAAAAGTGAACATGGTGCTACCTAAAACAACAAAGTATACAGAAATCCCAGATCCTTCCACTTGGAACCTAGATCCGAATGCTTCATATGTCTATTATTGCGACAACGAGACTGTCCACG GAATTGAATTCGATTTTATTCCGGAGACAAACGGGGTGCCACTTGTCGCTGACATGTCTTCCAACTTCCTTTCGAAGCCTGTCGATGTATCTAAG TTTGCGGTAATTTTTGCTGGTGCCCAGAAGAACATTGGCCCAGCTGGTGTTACTTTGGTAATTGTACGGGACGATCTACTCGGCCATCCCATGGATATATGTCCAACGGTATTGAATTTTACCGTCATGGCAAATGATAATTCCTTGCACAACACGCCACCCGTATTTCA AATTTATTTCGTGGGATTGGTGTTTGAATGGATCAAACGAAACGGTGGCGTTGAAGGTATGCAGAACCTTGCAAAGAAGAAGAGCAGCAAGGTATACGATATAATTGACAATTCAGGAGATTTCTATACGTGTCCTATCAAGCGAGACGCGCGCAGTAAAATGAACGTTCCGTTCAGGATAAATAACGGTGATGAACAACTCGAAAAGGAGTTCCTTTCTGGTGCCGCAGCTCGCGGTATGTTGCAGCTGAAAGGCCACAG atctGTGGGTGGAATACGCGGATCTTTGTATAATGCAGTTACAGAAAAAGAAGCAGAAGCATTGGCCGATTACATGAAATGGTTTTGTAATGAACAT GCAAACAATCTGGAAAATAAGTAA